A window from Solanum stenotomum isolate F172 chromosome 7, ASM1918654v1, whole genome shotgun sequence encodes these proteins:
- the LOC125869791 gene encoding uncharacterized protein LOC125869791 produces MSLVKIHLICNSEARKIRGPTLLNDIWKLPPGKTIDVPFNSCNQSIGQEGRKLASFLGIIARTPELKPLHVDDWRNFDNEEKKKLLDFVRKKFTIPKCGEDFVLKSLGKKWKDYKCQLKGDHIPKYKTKIVLLKNRPSRIPRDQWSGLVAYWLSDKAKRRIQANRNNRAKQNMPHTGGSKSIATLMDEKVENGVEPTRAEVFVLTHKKRADGRPLDDDSAKDMINEKMSNSEGPTDQPPHRVAWKGDVYSHVLGNERSGYVRDLGLGPTPSVLWGNRSSFGNIDQEDSSNEVVQWLEHEITKLKAKQNEEMNLMKQNQDNMQLELLQMSQLMRKYAPNECMPQNINGTSSGQPLPIPDTMAIEHWLVMAIAAIVMAVKTIFNGR; encoded by the exons ATGTCCTTAGTCAAGATTCATCTAATAT GTAATTCGGAGGCAAGAAAGATACGTGGACCTACTTTACTTAATGATATTTGGAAACTTCCTCCAGGGAAAACAATTGATGTGCCATTTAATAGTTGCAACCAATCTATTGGACAAGAGGGTCGAAAGCTTGCTAGCTTTCTAGGAATTATTGCAAGAACTCCAGAACTAAAACCTCTACACGTAGATGATTGGAGAAACTTTgacaatgaagaaaagaagaaattgttggattttgtgagG AAGAAGTTCACTATCCCAAAATGCGGAGAAGACTTTGTCTTAAAGTCGCTAGGAAAGAAATGGAAAGATTACAAATGCCAATTAAAAGGTGACCATATTCCAAAGTATAAGACTAAAATCGTTTTGCTGAAAAATCGACCAAGTCGTATACCAAGAGATCAATGGAGTGGTCTTGTCGCTTATTGGCTTTCTGACAAAGCTAAG CGACGTATCCAAGCAAATAGAAACAATAGGGCCAAACAAAACATGCCTCACACGGGAGGATCCAAAAGTATTGCTACATTGATGGATGAGAAG gTTGAAAATGGTGTAGAGCCTACACGAGCAGAAGTTTTCGTATTAACTCATAAAAAACGTGCGGACGGTAGACCATTGGATGATGATTCTGCCAAA GATATGATAAACGAAAAGATGAGCAATAGTGAGGGACCTACTGACCAACCTCCTCACCGTGTTGCTTGGAAAGGTGATGTCTATTCCCATGTGTTGGGAAATGAAAGAAGTGGCTATGTTCGTGATTTAGGACTTGGTCCCACTCCTTCTGTTCTATGGGGTAACAGATCTTCCTTTGGAAATATTGATCAAGAGGATTCATCTAATGAAGTTGTACAATGGCTAGAACATGAGATTACTAAATTAAAGGctaaacaaaatgaagaaatgaatcTGATGAAGCAAAATCAGGATAATATGCAATTAGAATTACTTCAAATGAGTCAATTGATGCGTAAATATGCTCCTAATGAATGCATGCCTCAAAATATCAATGGCACCTCAAGTGGACAG CCTTTGCCGATCCCTGATACAATGGCCATAGAGCATTGGCTGGTAATGGCTATAGCGGCCATAGTTATGGCCGTGAAAACCATATTTAATGGCCGTTAA